In Vulpes lagopus strain Blue_001 chromosome 20, ASM1834538v1, whole genome shotgun sequence, the DNA window CACTTCAAGCACTGTAACTATTATAAGACATGACCATTAGcatcattttatagattttaagtAACCTGCCAAAATGAACACAACATGTAAGAGGTAGAAACATAATGGGAACCCAGGACCCTCTTTTCAAATGGCCCTGCCAATGGTGCTAAAATAGGGTTGGATGTATactcataaaagtaaaataagtattGCTTAGAATCTTCTCTTGTTTTCTCCATTCAGTGGGGACTAGATAAAGACCCACTATAAGAAAAAACACATTCCTTTTCAAAACAAAGTTGGCATTACAGGATATTAAAGATTACCCAATCCATATTGCCCAGTTTATGAGACTAGGGGGATGCCTGGAAAGCTTTAAAACTTCTTCATTTTCGTACCTTTTTCACCTCGAGTAAGTTTcaagcattttttgtttgtttgtttgtttatatgctGCTTTATTTCTGTAAGGATACACTGAAACGTTAGAGGATAATAGCTAATGACAAAACATAGAAAGGAGGCATTGGCTTCGCTAACCACTCCCACGAGAATGTTAATATGCGCTGTCATTACATGTTTACTTTTGATACTGTTTCCTTATACTATGTCCTATAACAATGTCGATGGGAGTACAGCCAGTAGGTGAGCCTGCATCTCAGGTGAGCACTATTTGGAAGTCTGGTTCTGCCTGTGACGGTGGTGGCCGCTCCCCCAGAGATCGAGAGGCTCTGAGGGATGTTCCTAAGAATCACAAGAGAAGGGACTTGGCTGGCCTCCAGCACATGGACCAAGAGCAGGCAACTACTATATTACAAGGTATTCCACTCGCCACTGCTTGGAAATGTCCTATCCGTGTCAAGGGCCATCCTGGCGCCTGCTCAGCTACCCCTACTTCTGTAGGATGAATTTCAACACGGCAGGAACGTTTGAAGGGGGCGAAAATATTGACATGCAAGTCTCCAAACCCATAAACTATGTTactattcattaaaatgaaagattcaaaaaaaaaaaaaaaaagccaccaccaccaccaccaacaacaacaaaaaaaagcaaaagggcaGCTGGGTTAGTTTTGTTAAGCTTCCAGAAATATTCGCTGTGGCGATGTTCCTGTGAAACAGGCTCATTTTCTTGGGTCTGCCTACACTTTGCAAATCACCTGCATGTTCCATGCTTGAAAGTAGGAACGTTCAGAAAACACGCCACACGGGGAAAATTGAAGGTTAgtacgggggtggggggaaggtcaGTTTAGAATTACAGCTAAGTTCAAATGTTGACTTTCTGGAAATTCGTATTAGTCGTTTGAAAGCACAAAAGAACAGAAGGAGACTTTGACGAGGAAGTTCAACCATGCATTCCGGTAAGTTCGATTTCTGCTCACGGAACAGGTGAGCAGCCGAGTTGGAGCAGCCGCTGCAACTCTTGTGTGTCCTGAGGACACGGTGGGTCCCAGCTGAGCCACGAGACGCATCTCAGTGGGGGCTTCGTGTGTTAGGCTTCTTGCTTACGTCACTAAGCAACTAAATTGGTTATTAGCACTTTTCTGCCCTATTGTAAAACATGCAGAAGAGTCAATCTATCTGTTTGTTTTCTCACTGCAGCTATGGAGAGAAGTGAACTTCGCTGCTAAATCCTAGTAATGATCACTGTGTGCCCTTATGTGAGTAAtactgtaaaatgggagcaaagCCAGAAGAACCTCAGAGGGGAGAGGCCGCTCTGGCCCTAGGGGTGGTGCAGGGCAGAGGGCGAGGACACAGAGAACAAGACTCAATTCCATTTTACAGGACAGGAGCCCCTGTCACTTTACAGCTTTTTGGCACAGTCGGGGCAATACACTTGCTCCTCATGGAAAACAAAGCGCTTGTTGGCCAGATTCGTGGAGCATTTTTTGCAGTGGAAGCAGTAGTCGTGCCAGGATTGTCCTTCATAGGCCACCACACTGGAGCCTTTACCAAACCCAGTGATGGGGTTCTTGCATCCAGCACACTTCTTGGCCACAAAGTTCTTGTAGCAATCCACGCAGTAATACTGGTCCTCCACAGCGGTGAAACGCTGCCCAGCCAGCTTCTTAGAGCAGGTAACACACACAAAGCACTCGGCGTGCCAGGGCTGATCCTGGTAAGTGATTCCTCCAGATGTGATGGCCTTGTTGCACTTCACGCAGTGCTTGGCAAATTTGGTCTCATGGCAAGCCACGCAGTAGAAGTCCTCCCCTTTAGGGAAGAAGCTTCCAGTCCCGATGACTTGCTTGCAGTTGCTGCAGGTGAAGCAATCTTTGTGCCACAGGGTCTTCTTGTACTCCACATTTTGATCTCCTGCCACGATGGGCTTGAAGCACCCCTTGCACTTGGGTGAGTCCTCCCAGGTGGTGCACTTGTTGCACAGGATCTTGTTGTCCTTGGCCACAAAGGTCTCGTTGGCCAAGGGGTGAAGGCACTGGGAGCAGTGGAAGCACGTGTCATGCCAGTAGCGGTCCTTATACTGCACCTCCTTGGAGTCTGCCCCAATGGGCTTCCGGCACTCCACGCAGGTGTTGGCGCAGAACTTGTCAAAGCATTTCAGGCAGCAGTGGTGGCCGTCCTTCTGCACATACTTCTGACCCTGGAGGGAGTCCCTACAGTAGTGGCAGTCGAACTTTTCAGTCATGGTGCCCACCTTGTAGCTGGAGGGACCTCACACTGGATGTGTGGAGACTGGGATGTAGTCAGCAAGGGCTTGACACAGTGGACAAGTTCCAATGTGCTGCCTGGTGATGCTCGCCCCCGCAGCTGTCTCAGCTGCCTGCACCGAGGCCGAGGCGCGGCGGCTGCGGACAAGTTTCAAGCATATTTAGATGACTGCTTTGAGCCAGATTTAAGGAAATTCCCTaaagtaatattttcaaaattgtttaatatatattttcattaaatatatatgtgtatatatatgtggagagtatgtatatgcatacatacatacatacagttaAGGTTATTGACATTTAGGCAATTGTCACtaaacttcaaattttttttatgatttgatGAATCTCTGTGTATTAATATAgatgtatatgcatacacatagATATATACATGTACTCTACAAATCTGgggaaaatctttcaaaaatataacttttaaaacagGGGACGTGTTCCACGTTGTATGCCAAAGAACAGTGATCCAGATTCTCATTTCATATTGGAAGATATGAATAAGAACCACACTCAGTTCTGgataattaatttgtttatatatctaattaatgaaaatatatttattctgccCCATTTTAATGGCACCTCTATGTTCCAAGTAGCTGAAggtatttattcaatatttatgcCAAAAGACCTTGGAAGACAATTAATGtgagcaaatatttcttttttggtcaAAAGTAAGACATATAATCAAATATTACAATTTAGGGATAGAGAGTTCACAATTTTAGCACAAATATTGAAAGGCTGATAACTTTTCAACTTGTTTCATTTAAACAATAATCTAAATCAATAATATGTTAAACAAACATTaagatgaatatttctttttaaactactCCATTTAATTTGGTagtaatattgaaataaatataaaaatgaagtaaaactaGTAAGCATAACAAATCAACTTGACCTAAACTTATCACATGTAATTATATGGTATGAGCAAAAGAGACTACTTTAAAAGAGTATAAAATGCTATATAAGCCACAATAGTAATAATTTAGAAAGAACAGATACCTAGGAAATAAGCACtcctaaattttgaaaacaaaattaaatgcatAATAAATTCCAGGAAGTTTTGAAATGATGACAGCCATTATTTTGAAATGTCCAGTTTTAGAAGTTGATTTGTAAGTGAATTTGAGATGATCATTGACTTTTATGCAGTTATAAGAAATACAGAGGGTTTTCTCATACCTTTTACCCAATGATAACATTTTCAAAACCCTAGAATATCATCACTAGGATTTAGACATTGATGCAGTGAAGACTCCAAATGGTTCTGCCAGGATCCCTAGTGGTATCCCTTTgcagctcccccccccctcccatccTTAGCACTCAACTAATCTGTTCTCGATTTCTAGGGTTTTGTTAATTCAAGAATGTTATATGTATGGAATGATATACTATACAACCTTTTCAGATCAACTTTTCAGCATACTTTCTCATAGGCTGATCCAAGTTGAGTGTATCAATATAGTTGGCTCAtgttttattgctgaatagtattctaggGTGGATGAACCATACCTGGTTGAATCATTCGCCAATGAAGGACATCTGGACGGTGTCCAGTTTGGcgttattaagaaaaaaacatttcatttgtatACTGGTGAACATTTATATACaggtcttcatttctcttggataaatgcccaagagtagaatttctgggtcacatgGCAATTGCTtgttaaaatttataagaaactgtcaaattaTGGTCTCTTGTAGAATTTTTAGGATTTCCTATGCACACAGACATCTACTCcccaaaatttactttttaattccaTCCAATATGCTTTTTGTTCTTGTATTATGGCACTTCCTTGGATCTCTAGTAAAATGCTATGTGAGAAAGTGGTGAAAAAGGACATCCTTGAAGTGTTCCTAGTATTAGCAAAAAAGCTATTAATGTTAAAAGATGATTATCAGCTGTAGATTCTTCATAAATGTCCATTATAAAGTggagaaagcttttcttttttccaatccTGAGGTTTCCTCTAATGGCTTTTCTGCATCAATTTAAATGATTATATGATCTTATACTCTTAATCTGTTAATGTGGCAAATTACATTAATTATCATATCATAAAACAATCATGCATTTCTGGGACAAATCTAACTTGACCATGGAGAATTATCCTTTCAAATATTGTTGAATTTCATTCCCTAATGTTCTGCTAAGGATTTCTATGTGTGTTTACATGAGAGAcattctgtaactttttttttttttaagattttacttatttattcatgagagacagagagagacagagagagagagagagagagagagagagagtaggctccatgcaggaagattccatcctgggactctaggatcatgccctcggcagaaggcaggcgctaaaccgctgagccacccagggatcccctattctataattttttagTTGTGTGTATGTACGTGTTTCCTGGTACTCATTGTAGGCTCATAGCTTGAGTGGACAGGTTGTTCAATTCTCTTGCTTCATCCTTAGTCTTAGGCAGGACTTGTATACCTAAACCTCAGAAGTGAGGCCTTCTTAGAAGTCCTGACCCCACCAGGTTGTTAGTAAACCTTTTCCTACTACTCAGTGCATAGCCTAGACCATGGATTCTCTGCCTATTACTCAGCGGCAGAGGTCTTCTGCCTCAAGTCAATGCAGAGTCCTAGGGGTGAATAAGTTTCTTGTCCCTCTTCTAGTAGCAGATAGTTTTTGTCTTTATCAGAGCAGAGTCTGGTATACAGACATGCTATTTGTCTCTCTGTGACAGTCAACCACTACCATAAACTTGTGCAGAGTTCAGTATGCAGAGAGTTTCCTCTAAGTTCTGCTACTTTCACCTGGGAAATCCCTGCATGTCTCCACCATAGAGTCTCTTTTCTCTTAAGCCTCTTGCCCTACCACTGGTGTTCCTTGTGAACCATGGTGGATGACTATAAACATGAGATGTAAGGTGGTGGCTGACTTCTTTTGGGGATATTCCTGGGATTCTAAACTCTCAGGCTAGCCCACAcctttaagaatttaaatttttcgggatccctgggtggctccgtggtttggcgcctgcctttggcccaggacgtaatcctggagtcccaggatccagtctcgcatcgggctcccggcatggagcctgcttctccctctgccctctgtctctgcctctctctttctctctctctatgtctatcatgaataaataaataaataaatccttaaaaaaaaagaatttaaatttttcagttGCTTCATGTCCTGCTTCTATGGTAGGCACTTCTTCTCCCTACAGATCTGCCTAAAGCAAgccaattcatttattttgtctctccACCTTACCTCTCTGAACTGCCACCCACTCTTTGGATCTCATTTCACTAGGTGGTCTTGCAACCTTAGTCATgcgatatatttaaaaaaaaaagattttgagggctactttatttttctttttgctgttaaaaatgatataatgttTTCCTGTTGCTTTCTACATAATAGGAGGTTGAAGACTAAGCAAAGCAAGCatgctataatttttattataaggaTTTCCAGACATAATGATTGGTATTTACAAAGGAAATATGATTAACCATTTCCACAGAATagtaaaacattctttttaaaaagttaaatatataagtatgtatatgaatatatatatatacatatgtattgatttttaatattttcagctCGTTGGACAAGGTAGGCCCCTTCATGGTCACTAGCTTTCATGTATTAAATTTAGTGTCAATTCCATAATGTCCATAACTTTATGCTTACTGCAGTAAGAAATAGACCACTGAGGAAAGTGAAAGCTCACAAAAATAAGGTCAGCAAAATATCATCCCACTGTCCCGCAGAAATATGTCTTGTGGCTAAGGAGCTCTACTATCTGTGCAATATGGGGTCATGTTCACAAGGGGATATGTTCTCCcttcaattttacttcttttataggAAATGATGAGAAAGCATCaattcagtgaaagaaaaccCAGGCAGCTTGGTTCCAAGCAAGTCTCAGTTGGGTACCTCATGTGAATTTACTAATCACAAACAAATTTCTGATAATTAAcattaacaacatttttttttcttccaatactACCAATTCTTCCCTCTGAATAATGATGCCCAGTCTATAATAAGCATTGTATCCTACATAAAATAAGCTGCTAAAAAACATATGCACACAGGATTGTAGGGGTAGCCCATGAACTAATCTTACTTGAAAGATAGTAGTACATGCACAGAAGCACCTATATCTGGAAGGAAAATAGGTCAGAGACTCATTTAGATATTATGTAAACATGAGAAATTTCAGGAACACCATTAAACTTAATAAGATAATTATCTATACCAGAAAACTATAAATGAGATCTTCATGTAAAAGAACTCTGTAAATTGCAACAAGATAACCCTAGTTGTTATTTAGATGCTTAAATAGAATTGTTTGAGAgaatttcttacattttattctGTACCTCTGCTTTATTTCACCATTACGATGATTTTATAGTGAACATGCCTGCTTGTAAAGTAATTTTAGCAAATGTTTAAAAGTATCTTCCGGCTGAGTGTATTACGTTTTATATAAGCTGTGTTTTCGATGTTCTGCTTTATTGCGACTATGTCCATGGACCCTATAGTGTTTATGTAAGCTGCAGGCTACTGCCATCATCTTTAGAACATCTAACCAACTGCTTTTATGTCTTTAAGATACTCTAACAACTAAAATAACATTGGCAATAAGCACATCAGGAAATAAAGATACATTTCAGGAATGGACTTCCCTAAAATTCTGCCTCTCTGATGGTTGAATAGGCCCATAAGTGCTTTTGTAGCTTTTGCAGATAATCAAGAAtgttctgttcagattttttactCTCAGAAAGAGTTTATTTTCACTTAAGAAAGAGAATATGTTCTGATAAAACCATATGTGTGATGGTTTCACTGTATCAATTTTTATGGCAGTATGGacttctttgattctttttggAAGTAGGGGGAAATGCCTGGTTAATTTGAACAGCGCCTAATTAAGCTAACACGTTGGAGTAGTTTTATCTAGATTCTCCCTTAGAAATTCACACAGAACTAAAGTGATATGCAAGttctatatatttctttcccttttccccaaaAACTTTCAAAATCAATAGTATCAtgcaattataaaatttaaaataattaaaaatgctctgatttataaaatgaaaagttttagaattttaaactGGGTGTACACAATAGAATTATGGCAGGAATCTGGTATCTAATTAAAATTTAGAAGGCTGGAATAGGAGGacattgaaatttctttttttagtttctaatcCTTAGCACATTCTGTGCATTTTCCTTGTATTTATGTTAATTTGATTTTGTAATTTGGATAGAATTA includes these proteins:
- the LOC121479243 gene encoding four and a half LIM domains protein 1-like; this translates as MTEKFDCHYCRDSLQGQKYVQKDGHHCCLKCFDKFCANTCVECRKPIGADSKEVQYKDRYWHDTCFHCSQCLHPLANETFVAKDNKILCNKCTTWEDSPKCKGCFKPIVAGDQNVEYKKTLWHKDCFTCSNCKQVIGTGSFFPKGEDFYCVACHETKFAKHCVKCNKAITSGGITYQDQPWHAECFVCVTCSKKLAGQRFTAVEDQYYCVDCYKNFVAKKCAGCKNPITGFGKGSSVVAYEGQSWHDYCFHCKKCSTNLANKRFVFHEEQVYCPDCAKKL